The following is a genomic window from Daphnia magna isolate NIES linkage group LG4, ASM2063170v1.1, whole genome shotgun sequence.
ATCCGTGAACTATTCCGCACCAGCTTCGACATCGCCGCCAGTTCCGGCGTTGAGAGCCAAAACAGCCCACCCTTCCATGTCGATCGAACATCAGCTGATCTCTGGCCGTCGACACTACGACAGCCAAGATTCCGGCGAGATTATCGAAGAGATCGAACACATTTTCGATGAGATGATCGATATTGAATCATTGGATGATGAATCCGTAACACCCGAAAGGTAagtcacacacaaaaatctttgttgttgttgttgttgcattcACGTAATATCGTTTGTCCGTTTGTATGGCTTCCGTCTCAATGGCAACCAAACGTCACAACACAAAAGCTCCGTTTTTCGCTgtgggttgttgttgttggtgtccTCCCAAGGTTGTCGTACTTCCCCTCTCTGTACGAATGCGACAGGGAACAGCTATAGAAATGGGGACTATATCGGTTGGAATGAAGCAGTCGGTCAGGCCGTTTCCAGATGGACGTGTAATAGTGGGCTGACGTGCGTGGCGAATAGTTTCCTGTTGTTCCCAAAAGGCATGAggaataaatattttttttaggggggatTGAAGAGTTTCTTGTTTTGAGGCTATATATGTGAGTGATTACCTCAtccatttgttgttttcttttgttttgttttgttttaccttttgttttttgggacCCGGTCCAAAAGTGTGAATAATATGGGCAGCATGACTTCGAGACGATCGAAAAGAATCAGCAGGACTCCCATCGTTTCATTGCAGAGTCATCGCCTTCGTGATGACCTTATTAAGCGGTCTGTATTTGTCTGGTGATTCATCTCTATCGTGAAAAAATTGCACAATgcgaaaaaacagaaatttcgAGAAATGACGTGGCgccattttaaataataaattgtTGTAGATCGATGTCATTATCTTTGATGTCGTGAATTGTTTTAGTGCCGTGTATGGTTGGCAGACAAAATCGATTGCGCCGCCATTGTTAGAGTTCGCTATTCGCCCACCAgattaattgattttttctttttgttttcttgaaagTCTGTTTcagtttctatttttttatttcattgttttttgttttgtatttaaaGCAGATTGAAAGAAGATGACGATGAAGATTTTCCTGAAAAAGAGCCGCCCGTATTTGGTGTGCAACTGGAACagttgaaaaaaatgttgcatcACAATGCCCCTGGCATCAACAACAATGACATCATTGAAGACATTGCGGATGAAGATTCCGGTCAAGAAGCAACGTCATCGTCTCCGACATTCCGCCAAGATCCGTCAGTTGCTGAGCACCTGTTGGCTGTACCGCAAGAAGATTGTTTGCCTAATGTCGTCCAGCATTATCATCCGGATGACCGGCCAATTAGTAGGAGTCCCCGTGTGGTCCACAGTCCCGTGCTGGGTGAATCTGCGAGAAGACCTTGCGTCTTTGAAGACGAAGAATATCCTCCGGAAAATGATGAATATAGCGAAGAGACGTGCCAATCACCTGGAAGATTGGCAGCTCATCCTCGAGTCAATAAGAGTCGATCACTTGGTTCGTTCGCCAGTCGCCATAGTCCATCACCTGATGAGAATGGCCGCCGACAGAGGTCTCTGCCTATCCGACGTCTAGACGGATCCAGGTAAATAAATAATGCGAGAATGTCAATCTTTCTTTCGCGCACAAAACTGACGATTTTATATTACAAAATCAAAGTGATAAAGCAGAGAAAGCTGGCGGCCATGTCGTTCAACCAATTAAAAAGATTGCAGTCATGCCTTCGAGCATTCTCAACCGTCAAATGAAAGCTGGCCAATCACCAGCGCCGACTAATAAAGCCAACCGGCCCGAGAGTCCTCAAGATCCTAGAACAATCCTTCATATGTCGCTGAAGAACATCCACTCTTCGGAATGGTATCCACTTCCGGCaattttcttccttctttaacatcaatttttgtttttttaaatattgatattGCAGGGAAGTCAAAGTGGAAGGCATTCGTCGCTTAGAAGAGCTCATTACGTCGCATAGCGATATAGTCACGCCTGAAGTTCATATTATTGTTCTGGCATTGCTCGAGGAGGTATTGTAATGAGGTTTAGTCTAgaaccgattttttttttcttcgtgaataatttaaacaaacatttttgggttttgtttGGGTCTCTAATTTTCGGTTTGAATTATCACAGGTAAAGAATTTACGTTCACAAGTTTCGCGTGTGGCCATCCACTGCGTAGGGAAAATGTTCCAGCATTGCGGCAAACAAATGGAACaggtaaaattaaaatgtCAATGTCCTCCATCAAATGCCATCTATTGATCATCTATTGTCAAAACTTTTAATGAAGGAAAAATTGATTAACGTGAGCTATGATACCAACAGCTCCGTTGTTTAATTATGCAAAAAAGGGATTGCGAACTTGAGCAGCATTCATAATTTTCTTTGCTATTAGTTGGATAAAGAAAGGGGAATTGTCTTTTTGTATAAGCTTATGATGGatgacgtaaaaaaaaaaggggaaaattaaATTCTTATGATTCAAATTGACTGGCGGCAAATTGCGATGGTGTCATAGAACGTTGTAAAAATAATcaccttttaaaaaaaattgtttgatcTCACGCAGGATTTAGATCGAACGGTGCCGCTGCTGTTGAACAAAATAGGTGACACGAACCGGTTTATCCGCGAAGACGCCCATTCGGCCTTGATGAACGTAACCGAATTCGTTTCACCGCCTAAAGCCATCGTCGTGATCGTCACCGAAAGCCTAAcgtaataaatttttttttttttctttttaaattgtatttttGCTTATCCCCCAATCGTTTGTAATGAAAATGGTGAGCCTGTATGTCTCTGACGTATTATTATTTCACGTATGATGTAGACATAAGAACGCGATCGTGAGAGCGGAAGCGGCTAAATTGCTGGCAGCCATCGTTGTCAAATTAGGTCCAGCCAAGACCCTGAGCGGAGCTAAAGACGTCACAGAAAGGATCCTACCGGCTGCCGCCCATTTCATCCAGGATGGAAATCTTGAAGCCAGGTAAACATCTCATTAATCATATTGAAGTtacatgaagaaaaaaataaaatagagagagagatcCGTGGGGGTAATGGATCGTGCTGATGGATCGATAGGGAATTCTAGTTGGATAATATAATTGATGATAAAGCCAATAGTAGTTTAATCAAAAGAACTTTTGGGAGTTTTCAGGGCCCAGGCGAAGAAGATTTTTAGTATTTTGATCGAAGATCCGGTGTTTGACAAGGCCATGTTAAAGTATCTGTCACCGTCCATCATCCGTAATATCCAGCGGACACTGGATACGCTCCGGAAAACGACGACAACTAATCATCGttgaaaaatacataattggcaaacttttttttttttttcaaacaatatTTATTCTATTATGATTGATTTAGTGACAGAAATTTTTGATGTTCAAATTTGTTacgatttgtttttgtatgttgtgttttgttttgttttttaaatatggtGAGGCAGGGTTTCTTTAAAAGATGTGATCTGTTTCTTTTTAGgaggaaaaaataattacGTCCTATTTAAcgatgattttttaaaatgtaatcGTTAAATAGTGGGAATTATTTTGAGGGAAGAAGTTTAATTATCGGGTTTCGTTGGAGTAATTTTGTAATTGGTTTTTATTGTTAGTTACTTGTACATTTCCCTTACCTTCTTTTTCCGATATAACGTGATGGGCTATATCGTAgttaaattatatttaaaaattagttCTAATTGGGGATTAGCAATGCGATGCAACCTGTTAAAGCGTCCACAAAAGCCAT
Proteins encoded in this region:
- the LOC116921173 gene encoding uncharacterized protein LOC116921173 isoform X1 gives rise to the protein MTQCWLVLFVSPTLPGVVICQLIYTSEMAQSERITRPGATKKSLRWPSLPDELLLSKSPKWLRSFSFHHGHPHNSSASLVLPKLPCSDHNLHPQEESTDEVYNRVVLPPLTLGSSSSNAAGSDKAVGSSWLLPTFPAFHRKEVYHRQAAAREHQRRQLSAKVGRLPPICTSSTSPPLVAQSSSAPPPRSPRGVEGTSVTLVSSRSSRAGTRIEGDEEEEVKMASTADVVGHRNEPHVHLWSQGRDEEEEDYDERREREELMALLRPVQVSISGHHAPSPLVRPRPEQKPTVDESKRTKTTGSRDHQTSTPVNTTTDFQWTIEWTPSVDVFRHHSSTSSSDAEELIGEDEMAAPWPVEQHWRSSQSANRVRHSPPTSIERAHKISEPSVNYSAPASTSPPVPALRAKTAHPSMSIEHQLISGRRHYDSQDSGEIIEEIEHIFDEMIDIESLDDESVTPESRLKEDDDEDFPEKEPPVFGVQLEQLKKMLHHNAPGINNNDIIEDIADEDSGQEATSSSPTFRQDPSVAEHLLAVPQEDCLPNVVQHYHPDDRPISRSPRVVHSPVLGESARRPCVFEDEEYPPENDEYSEETCQSPGRLAAHPRVNKSRSLGSFASRHSPSPDENGRRQRSLPIRRLDGSSDKAEKAGGHVVQPIKKIAVMPSSILNRQMKAGQSPAPTNKANRPESPQDPRTILHMSLKNIHSSEWEVKVEGIRRLEELITSHSDIVTPEVHIIVLALLEEVKNLRSQVSRVAIHCVGKMFQHCGKQMEQDLDRTVPLLLNKIGDTNRFIREDAHSALMNVTEFVSPPKAIVVIVTESLTHKNAIVRAEAAKLLAAIVVKLGPAKTLSGAKDVTERILPAAAHFIQDGNLEARAQAKKIFSILIEDPVFDKAMLKYLSPSIIRNIQRTLDTLRKTTTTNHR
- the LOC116921173 gene encoding uncharacterized protein LOC116921173 isoform X2, with the protein product MTQCWLVLFVSPTLPGVVICQLIYTSEMAQSERITRPGATKKSLRWPSLPDELLLSKSPKWLRSFSFHHGHPHNSSASLVLPKLPCSDHNLHPQEESTDEVYNRVVLPPLTLGSSSSNAAGSDKAVGSSWLLPTFPAFHRKEVYHRQAAAREHQRRQLSAKVGRLPPICTSSTSPPLVAQSSSAPPPRSPRGVEGTSVTLVSSRSSRAGTRIEGDEEEEVKMASTADVVGHRNEPHVHLWSQGRDEEEEDYDERREREELMALLRPVQVSISGHHAPSPLVRPRPEQKPTVDESKRTKTTGSRDHQTSTPVNTTTDFQWTIEWTPSVDVFRHHSSTSSSDAEELIGEDEMAAPWPVEQHWRSSQSANRVRHSPPTSIERAHKISEPSVNYSAPASTSPPVPALRAKTAHPSMSIEHQLISGRRHYDSQDSGEIIEEIEHIFDEMIDIESLDDESVTPERLKEDDDEDFPEKEPPVFGVQLEQLKKMLHHNAPGINNNDIIEDIADEDSGQEATSSSPTFRQDPSVAEHLLAVPQEDCLPNVVQHYHPDDRPISRSPRVVHSPVLGESARRPCVFEDEEYPPENDEYSEETCQSPGRLAAHPRVNKSRSLGSFASRHSPSPDENGRRQRSLPIRRLDGSSDKAEKAGGHVVQPIKKIAVMPSSILNRQMKAGQSPAPTNKANRPESPQDPRTILHMSLKNIHSSEWEVKVEGIRRLEELITSHSDIVTPEVHIIVLALLEEVKNLRSQVSRVAIHCVGKMFQHCGKQMEQDLDRTVPLLLNKIGDTNRFIREDAHSALMNVTEFVSPPKAIVVIVTESLTHKNAIVRAEAAKLLAAIVVKLGPAKTLSGAKDVTERILPAAAHFIQDGNLEARAQAKKIFSILIEDPVFDKAMLKYLSPSIIRNIQRTLDTLRKTTTTNHR